A window from bacterium encodes these proteins:
- a CDS encoding DUF1858 domain-containing protein: MPTPITADMKVNEVLDRYPQTLEVFVGHGFKPLANPLMRRTFAHLVSIKGAARMHHWEAARLEAFLVALNERALAQVPLSPAAPEEAVLYDLKDVTGLRAQGIEVSPDVVRVDNRGLEPPEPMLRILAVAQQLAQGQRLEARNERRPMLLYPKLEELGLAHETVELAEGGVILTVRRL; encoded by the coding sequence GTGCCGACGCCCATCACCGCCGATATGAAGGTCAACGAGGTCCTGGACCGTTACCCCCAGACGCTGGAGGTTTTCGTGGGGCACGGCTTCAAGCCGCTCGCGAACCCCCTGATGCGCAGGACCTTCGCCCATCTGGTGAGCATCAAGGGGGCTGCCCGGATGCACCACTGGGAGGCGGCGCGCCTCGAAGCCTTCCTGGTCGCGCTCAACGAGCGGGCCCTCGCCCAGGTGCCGCTGAGCCCTGCGGCCCCCGAGGAGGCCGTGCTCTACGACCTGAAGGACGTCACGGGCCTTCGGGCGCAAGGCATCGAGGTCTCGCCCGACGTGGTCCGGGTAGACAACCGCGGCCTGGAGCCGCCCGAGCCCATGCTCCGGATCCTCGCCGTCGCGCAGCAACTCGCCCAGGGTCAGCGCCTGGAGGCCCGCAACGAGCGGCGCCCCATGCTGCTCTACCCCAAGCTCGAAGAACTGGGCCTCGCCCACGAGACCGTGGAGCTCGCCGAGGGCGGGGTCATCCTCACGGTCCGGAGGCTGTGA
- the hemN gene encoding oxygen-independent coproporphyrinogen III oxidase, which yields MPQHPYVLPREILERYNTSGPRYTSYPTAPEWSDAFGREDALRAIAENQESRKDTPLSLYVHLPFCHKLCYYCGCNMLVTKQQDLVERYLDAVIREIDLTAKLIRHRPVVQIHWGGGTPTYLNSEQLSRLYGAIAERFTIDPEAEVSIEVHPPVTTFEQLETLAKLGFNRLSMGIQDFDPEVQQAVNRIQPFEQTQALIEKARELGFVSINTDLMYGLPFQNATRFGETLEKIHRLRPDRIALFNYAHVPWLKPHQNLIKEETLPTPEEKIALFELAIDSLLAHGYRYIGMDHFALEENELSKAQADRTLRRNFMGYTTRADSDLYSFGVSSISDLDAVYYQNPRKLMDYLTAMETDELPASRGMRLSADDRLRRDVINRLIGHCYLDKAELETLHGIEFDAYFGAELEKLQPLAEDGLLTIETDALKVTPRGQLLLRNICMAFDAYLGEQVPGTRKFSRTL from the coding sequence ATGCCCCAGCACCCTTACGTCCTGCCGCGCGAGATCCTTGAGCGCTACAACACCTCTGGTCCGCGCTACACCAGCTATCCCACCGCCCCTGAGTGGTCCGACGCCTTCGGGCGAGAGGACGCCCTGCGCGCCATCGCTGAAAACCAGGAAAGCCGCAAGGACACCCCCCTCTCCCTCTACGTCCACCTCCCGTTCTGCCACAAGCTCTGCTACTACTGCGGGTGCAACATGCTCGTCACCAAGCAGCAGGACCTGGTCGAGCGGTACCTCGACGCCGTCATCCGCGAGATCGACCTGACGGCCAAGCTCATCCGGCACCGGCCGGTGGTGCAGATCCACTGGGGCGGCGGCACCCCGACCTATCTCAACAGCGAGCAGCTCAGCAGGCTCTACGGGGCGATCGCCGAGCGCTTCACGATCGATCCCGAAGCGGAAGTCTCGATCGAGGTCCACCCGCCCGTCACCACCTTCGAGCAGTTGGAGACGCTCGCCAAGCTCGGCTTCAACCGCCTCAGCATGGGCATCCAGGACTTCGACCCCGAGGTCCAGCAAGCCGTCAACCGTATCCAGCCCTTCGAGCAGACCCAGGCCCTCATCGAGAAGGCCCGCGAGCTGGGCTTCGTCTCGATCAACACCGACCTGATGTACGGGCTGCCCTTCCAGAATGCGACGCGCTTCGGCGAGACCCTCGAAAAGATCCACCGGCTGCGCCCCGATCGCATCGCCCTCTTCAACTACGCCCACGTGCCTTGGCTCAAGCCCCACCAGAACCTCATCAAGGAGGAGACCCTCCCCACCCCCGAGGAGAAGATCGCCCTCTTCGAGCTTGCGATCGACTCCCTGCTCGCACACGGTTACCGCTACATCGGGATGGACCACTTCGCCCTCGAAGAGAACGAGCTCTCCAAGGCCCAGGCCGACCGTACCCTGCGCCGGAACTTCATGGGCTACACCACCCGCGCCGACAGCGACCTGTACTCCTTCGGCGTCTCGAGCATCAGCGACCTGGACGCGGTCTACTACCAGAACCCGCGCAAGCTCATGGACTACCTCACGGCCATGGAGACCGACGAACTGCCCGCGAGCCGCGGCATGCGCCTCTCGGCCGACGACCGGCTGCGCCGCGACGTGATCAACCGCCTGATCGGCCACTGTTACCTGGACAAGGCCGAACTCGAAACCTTGCACGGCATTGAATTCGACGCCTACTTCGGCGCCGAGCTCGAAAAGCTGCAGCCGCTCGCCGAGGACGGATTGCTCACGATCGAGACCGACGCCCTGAAGGTGACGCCGCGCGGCCAGTTGCTGCTGCGCAACATCTGCATGGCCTTCGACGCCTACCTCGGCGAGCAAGTCCCCGGCACGCGCAAGTTCTCTCGCACCCTCTAA
- a CDS encoding HAMP domain-containing protein, which yields MLHRFQRSIQAKTLGFLGLALVFTMGVSMLFGNAMLKRSLEQQTTYNATHIIGPSQATLIQNLMPTGNVPLVQQTLEGMVNDTVRELTVYRADGHATFTSKPEKLRTTVTDPQLLEILRQSEPQARWTQEKGKRFFLAYYPVKANESCVTCHPGVKPGDVRGFIEMKTSLKHIDALLGRQNLLTALVTAVLLAGLLLVMTWILSKHIIRPLRQLTNVTRAIADGDLDQRVTLRAEDEMGQLADSLRRMIGSLQGVVTRVRTAAQVVEEGVEQIGDGSSRLAQGSWSQASVIKATTELMEQMAERSDQVAGNAQILASNVATTSSSIEEMGVSSRRMADNAEVLARAAGETATAIQGVTATIREVAGHVAEAQGVTDQAADVARQGHHAVGLSIEGMARIQETMHAVAQSIEGLGKRSDEIGVIVEAIEGIAEQTNLLALNAAIEAARAGDAGKGFAVVAAEVRRLAEHSAKATGEIARIIRSIQDETAQAIASTQHGTQATREGGELARKAGDTLEAIVSAVSQASVRMARIAQASEAQARGIEQITGAVSRMSAMTQEVTLAIQEQAQGSDLIVRSAETMNHRTQDVSLKAAEQRQGGEQVVQSLERINQAAAEAVDSTALIARSAGDLQTQAQELLAAIAFFKLSEETSRRIAADPGASAPKLLREAR from the coding sequence ATGCTCCATCGCTTCCAGCGCTCGATCCAGGCCAAGACCCTGGGCTTCTTGGGCCTCGCCCTCGTATTCACGATGGGGGTCTCGATGCTCTTCGGCAACGCGATGCTCAAGCGTTCGCTCGAACAGCAGACCACCTACAACGCCACCCACATCATCGGACCGAGCCAGGCGACCCTCATCCAGAACCTGATGCCGACCGGCAACGTGCCGCTCGTCCAGCAGACGCTCGAAGGCATGGTCAACGACACGGTCCGGGAGCTGACGGTCTACCGGGCTGACGGCCACGCCACCTTCACCTCGAAGCCCGAGAAGCTCCGCACGACCGTCACCGACCCGCAGCTGCTCGAAATCCTGCGCCAGAGCGAGCCCCAGGCCCGCTGGACCCAGGAGAAGGGGAAGCGGTTCTTCCTCGCCTACTACCCGGTCAAGGCCAACGAGTCCTGCGTCACTTGTCACCCGGGCGTCAAGCCCGGCGACGTCCGGGGCTTCATCGAGATGAAGACCTCGCTCAAGCACATCGACGCGCTCCTCGGCCGCCAGAACCTGCTCACCGCCCTGGTCACCGCCGTCCTGCTGGCCGGGCTCCTGCTCGTCATGACCTGGATCCTCTCGAAGCACATCATCCGGCCGCTGCGTCAGCTGACGAACGTCACCCGGGCGATCGCCGACGGGGACCTGGACCAGCGTGTCACGCTTCGGGCCGAGGACGAGATGGGGCAGCTCGCCGACAGCCTGCGCCGCATGATCGGCAGCCTCCAAGGCGTCGTGACGCGGGTCCGCACCGCCGCGCAGGTGGTCGAAGAGGGCGTCGAGCAAATCGGCGACGGCAGTTCGCGCCTGGCGCAGGGATCCTGGTCCCAGGCGTCGGTGATCAAGGCGACCACCGAGCTGATGGAGCAGATGGCCGAGCGCAGCGACCAGGTAGCGGGCAACGCCCAGATCCTGGCCTCCAACGTCGCCACCACCAGCAGCTCGATCGAAGAGATGGGCGTGAGCAGCCGGCGCATGGCGGACAACGCCGAGGTGCTGGCCCGCGCGGCCGGCGAGACGGCCACCGCCATCCAGGGCGTGACGGCGACCATCCGAGAGGTGGCGGGCCACGTCGCCGAGGCCCAGGGCGTCACCGATCAAGCAGCGGACGTCGCCCGCCAGGGCCACCACGCCGTCGGCCTCAGCATCGAGGGGATGGCGCGGATCCAGGAGACCATGCACGCGGTCGCCCAGAGCATCGAGGGGCTCGGCAAGCGCTCTGACGAGATCGGGGTCATCGTCGAGGCGATCGAGGGCATCGCCGAGCAGACCAACCTCTTGGCCCTCAACGCCGCCATCGAGGCGGCCCGCGCCGGCGACGCCGGCAAGGGCTTCGCGGTCGTGGCCGCCGAGGTGCGCAGGCTCGCCGAGCACTCCGCCAAGGCCACCGGCGAGATCGCCCGGATCATCCGCAGCATCCAGGACGAAACCGCCCAGGCGATCGCCTCGACCCAGCACGGCACCCAGGCCACCCGAGAAGGCGGCGAGCTCGCCCGCAAAGCGGGCGATACCCTGGAGGCCATCGTTTCCGCGGTGAGCCAGGCGAGTGTCCGCATGGCCCGCATCGCCCAGGCGAGCGAGGCCCAGGCCCGTGGGATCGAGCAAATCACCGGCGCGGTCTCGCGCATGAGCGCCATGACCCAGGAGGTGACGCTCGCCATCCAGGAGCAGGCCCAGGGCTCGGATCTCATCGTCCGCTCGGCCGAAACCATGAACCATCGCACCCAAGACGTCAGCCTCAAGGCGGCCGAGCAGCGCCAGGGCGGCGAGCAGGTGGTCCAGTCCCTCGAACGCATCAACCAGGCGGCGGCCGAGGCCGTGGACAGCACGGCTCTCATCGCGCGCTCGGCAGGCGACCTGCAAACCCAGGCCCAGGAGCTGCTCGCGGCGATCGCCTTCTTCAAGCTGAGCGAGGAGACCTCGCGCCGGATCGCGGCCGATCCGGGGGCCTCGGCGCCCAAGCTGCTGCGCGAAGCGCGTTAG
- a CDS encoding hybrid sensor histidine kinase/response regulator — protein MQGPDTRILVIDDHEDNRVLLKLILESRGFGYLGAASGPEGLAIARQERPDLILLDLQMPGMDGFEVLMALKAHSVTRTIPVIILTATYLEPKSVERGLSLGADEYLTKPINPDEILVRIRSVIRVREAERELRQLRKDFSSMLVHDLRSPLEGIGIALNLLLGQELAERDAHQLVQLARDQVLDMSRMIEDLMELHRAEAGLSLASENVNPRHLVADVAAESDLLAQSKGLALSWEAPDDLPLLLGDRRILKRVLTNLVGNALKFTHQGAVAIRITRMPEALSFEVRDTGPGIPPDELARVFDKYFHIQRRKERPEHGFGLGLAFCKLAVEEHQGTIRVASEVGKGTVFTVELPLTS, from the coding sequence GTGCAGGGGCCTGATACGCGCATCCTGGTCATCGACGACCATGAGGACAACCGGGTTCTGCTCAAGTTGATCCTTGAGTCGCGGGGCTTCGGCTACCTGGGAGCCGCGAGCGGCCCCGAGGGGCTTGCGATCGCACGGCAGGAGCGCCCGGATCTCATCCTCCTGGACCTGCAGATGCCCGGGATGGACGGCTTCGAAGTCCTCATGGCGCTCAAGGCCCACTCGGTGACCCGGACGATCCCGGTCATCATCCTGACGGCCACGTATCTGGAGCCCAAGAGCGTCGAGCGCGGCCTCAGCCTGGGAGCCGACGAGTACCTCACCAAGCCCATCAACCCCGACGAGATCCTGGTGCGGATCCGCTCGGTGATCCGGGTGCGCGAGGCGGAGCGCGAGCTTAGGCAGCTGCGCAAGGACTTCTCGTCCATGCTGGTCCACGACCTGCGATCGCCGCTCGAAGGGATCGGGATCGCCCTGAACCTCTTGCTCGGCCAGGAGCTCGCCGAGCGCGACGCGCACCAGCTGGTGCAGCTTGCGCGCGACCAGGTGCTCGATATGTCTCGGATGATCGAGGACCTGATGGAGCTGCACCGGGCCGAGGCGGGGCTGAGCCTTGCGAGCGAGAACGTGAACCCGCGCCACCTGGTGGCGGACGTGGCGGCCGAGAGCGACCTGCTCGCCCAGAGCAAGGGCCTTGCGCTCAGCTGGGAGGCCCCGGACGATCTGCCCTTGCTGCTCGGCGATCGCCGCATCCTCAAGCGCGTGTTGACCAACCTGGTGGGCAACGCCCTCAAGTTCACGCACCAGGGCGCCGTCGCCATCCGGATCACGCGCATGCCCGAAGCCCTCTCGTTCGAGGTCCGTGACACGGGGCCGGGGATTCCGCCGGACGAGCTTGCGCGGGTCTTCGACAAGTACTTCCACATCCAGCGGCGCAAGGAGCGTCCCGAGCACGGCTTCGGCTTGGGGCTCGCGTTCTGCAAGCTTGCCGTCGAGGAGCACCAGGGGACGATCCGCGTCGCGAGCGAGGTCGGCAAGGGCACGGTCTTTACCGTCGAGCTTCCGCTTACTTCCTAG
- a CDS encoding WHG domain-containing protein, translating into MARRRGVALTREDVIVTAITLLRNEGPDALGINRVARELGIKPPSLYHHVTNNDDLHRAVALAGWKQLDESLQATVQGVDDPASKLKLVARAYRAFAIANPALYTLMSTMPFSPTAPDSGPVAQRMIGGFHRTIEPLGLSPEQGIHAMRTFRAAIHGYVLLELAGQFGLPQSVDESFERMLEALFAALRSSVKA; encoded by the coding sequence ATGGCGCGCAGAAGAGGGGTTGCCCTGACGCGAGAGGACGTGATCGTCACGGCGATCACCCTGCTACGGAACGAGGGGCCCGACGCGCTTGGCATCAACCGCGTGGCGCGCGAACTCGGCATCAAGCCCCCTTCGCTCTACCACCACGTCACCAACAACGATGATTTGCACCGGGCCGTCGCCTTGGCGGGCTGGAAGCAGCTCGACGAGAGCCTGCAAGCGACGGTGCAGGGGGTGGATGATCCGGCCTCCAAGCTCAAGCTGGTCGCCAGGGCCTACCGCGCCTTCGCCATCGCCAACCCGGCCCTGTACACCCTCATGTCGACCATGCCCTTCTCGCCCACTGCGCCCGACTCCGGCCCCGTCGCCCAGCGCATGATCGGGGGCTTCCATCGTACGATCGAGCCCCTGGGCCTCTCGCCCGAGCAAGGGATCCACGCCATGCGGACCTTCCGGGCGGCCATTCACGGCTACGTCCTGCTGGAGCTGGCGGGGCAGTTCGGCCTGCCGCAGTCGGTCGACGAGAGCTTCGAGCGCATGCTCGAGGCCCTGTTCGCCGCCCTGCGCTCGAGCGTCAAGGCCTAA
- a CDS encoding nitric-oxide reductase large subunit produces the protein MRQYRKLWFWLIGVIVASFMVLGYYGWDIYRMAPPVPERVVAGDRVLFTGQDIKDGQNVWQSMGGQEVGSVWGHGAYVAPDWSADWLHREATWLLDDWAVARFGKPYDQLDAEGQAVLKVRLKQELKTNTYDPSTGTLGVSEDRARAIAAVSSHYTALFGADPALAKLRSAYAIPAETIKDPERMRQLMAFYFWAAWACATNRPGANVTYTNNWPAESLIDNTPTGAMVLWSVISFVLLLAGVGALAWYFAVQNQTREGDCIRYPEKDPLLALNPTPSMRATLKYFWTAAALLVLQVGLGVVAAHYGVEGSGLYGIPLDQWLPYSVARTWHTQLGIFWIATAWLATGLFMAPAVSGHEPKFQRLGVDFLFVCLLVIVVGSLVGQWLGVQQRLGLDANFWFGHQGYEYVDLGRFWQIFLWVGLFLWLGLMVRAMAPALKGSPEDRSLLGMFLLSSGAIALFWGAGLMWGRQTNLAIAEYWRWWVVHLWVEGFFEVFATTVIAFLFTRMGLIRTGTATAAVLFSTVIFLSGGIIGTFHHLYFSGTTTPVLALGATFSALEVVPLVLIGFEAYENYGKCKTQPWVAAYRWPIYFFVAVAFWNLVGAGLFGFFINPPIALYYMQGLNTTPVHGHTALFGVYGMLGIGLMLFCLKGLATHHVWHPKVLRFSFWAINIGLGLMVLLSLLPIGLLQTWASVEHGFWYARSAEFTQTGLMNTLRWLRVVGDSIFAVGVLALGWFVMGLKTGWSLSREPEHFGGIER, from the coding sequence ATGAGGCAGTACCGCAAACTGTGGTTCTGGCTGATTGGCGTCATCGTGGCGTCGTTCATGGTGCTCGGCTATTACGGCTGGGATATCTACCGGATGGCCCCACCGGTCCCCGAGCGGGTCGTCGCCGGCGATCGGGTCCTCTTCACCGGCCAGGACATCAAGGACGGGCAGAACGTCTGGCAGTCCATGGGCGGTCAGGAGGTCGGAAGCGTCTGGGGGCACGGCGCCTACGTGGCCCCGGACTGGTCGGCGGACTGGCTTCACCGAGAAGCCACATGGCTGCTTGATGATTGGGCCGTCGCGCGGTTCGGCAAGCCTTACGACCAGCTCGATGCCGAGGGCCAGGCGGTCCTCAAGGTCCGCCTCAAGCAAGAGCTCAAGACCAACACCTATGACCCCTCGACCGGGACCCTCGGGGTCTCCGAGGATAGGGCCCGGGCGATCGCAGCCGTCTCCTCCCACTACACGGCCCTCTTTGGCGCGGACCCGGCCCTTGCCAAGCTGCGTAGCGCCTATGCGATCCCCGCCGAGACGATCAAAGATCCCGAGCGCATGCGCCAGCTGATGGCCTTCTATTTCTGGGCGGCCTGGGCCTGCGCCACCAACCGTCCCGGCGCCAACGTGACCTATACCAACAACTGGCCGGCCGAGAGCCTGATCGACAACACGCCGACCGGGGCCATGGTGCTGTGGTCGGTCATCAGCTTCGTGCTGCTGCTCGCAGGCGTCGGGGCCCTGGCGTGGTACTTCGCCGTCCAGAACCAGACCCGAGAGGGAGACTGCATCCGCTATCCCGAGAAAGACCCCCTGCTCGCGCTCAACCCCACCCCCTCCATGCGCGCGACCCTCAAGTACTTCTGGACAGCCGCGGCCCTTTTGGTCCTGCAGGTGGGGCTCGGTGTCGTCGCGGCCCACTACGGGGTCGAAGGATCCGGTCTCTATGGGATCCCGCTCGATCAATGGCTGCCCTACTCGGTCGCTCGCACCTGGCACACCCAGCTCGGCATTTTCTGGATCGCCACGGCATGGCTTGCGACCGGTCTTTTCATGGCCCCGGCCGTCTCGGGGCACGAGCCCAAGTTCCAGCGCCTCGGGGTCGACTTCCTCTTCGTCTGCTTGCTCGTCATCGTCGTGGGTTCGCTCGTCGGCCAGTGGCTGGGGGTTCAGCAGCGCCTGGGCTTAGACGCCAACTTCTGGTTCGGCCACCAGGGCTACGAGTACGTCGATCTCGGCAGGTTCTGGCAGATCTTCCTGTGGGTGGGCCTGTTCCTCTGGCTTGGCCTGATGGTCCGGGCCATGGCCCCTGCCCTCAAGGGTTCGCCCGAGGACAGGAGCCTGCTTGGCATGTTCTTGCTGTCGTCCGGGGCGATCGCTCTCTTCTGGGGGGCGGGGCTCATGTGGGGCCGCCAGACCAACCTCGCCATCGCCGAGTACTGGCGCTGGTGGGTGGTCCACCTGTGGGTCGAGGGCTTCTTCGAGGTCTTCGCGACCACGGTGATCGCCTTCCTCTTCACCCGGATGGGCCTCATCCGGACGGGGACGGCGACCGCGGCGGTGCTCTTCTCGACCGTCATCTTCCTGTCGGGCGGCATTATCGGGACCTTCCACCACCTGTACTTCAGCGGCACGACCACCCCGGTGCTCGCGCTGGGGGCGACCTTCAGCGCCCTCGAAGTGGTGCCCCTGGTCCTCATTGGCTTCGAGGCCTACGAGAATTACGGCAAGTGCAAGACCCAGCCCTGGGTGGCGGCCTACCGATGGCCCATTTACTTCTTCGTTGCCGTGGCCTTCTGGAACCTGGTGGGGGCGGGGCTCTTCGGCTTCTTCATCAACCCGCCGATCGCCTTGTATTACATGCAGGGCCTCAACACCACCCCCGTCCACGGCCACACGGCCCTGTTCGGCGTCTACGGCATGCTGGGCATCGGCCTGATGCTGTTCTGCCTCAAGGGCCTCGCGACGCACCACGTCTGGCATCCCAAGGTCCTGCGCTTCTCCTTCTGGGCGATCAACATAGGCCTCGGGCTGATGGTCCTGTTGAGCCTGCTGCCCATCGGGCTGCTCCAGACCTGGGCGAGCGTCGAGCACGGCTTCTGGTACGCCCGCTCGGCGGAGTTCACGCAGACGGGGCTCATGAACACCCTACGCTGGCTGCGAGTGGTCGGGGACAGCATCTTCGCGGTCGGGGTGCTCGCCCTGGGCTGGTTCGTGATGGGCCTCAAGACGGGCTGGTCCCTCAGCCGCGAGCCCGAGCACTTCGGGGGGATCGAGCGCTGA
- a CDS encoding GAF domain-containing protein, which produces MDEFKVNLPATLDQRHRLLNEALNAIAIAITAESELDKIFQVIVDAARMLVNAKAAIIYHVNDQLTGLVSAAFSYQNEGDRRDPGHGSFMIPLGKGLISDIFYAGKPVRLEDVSLYPGRQGFPADHHHIKQLIGIPLADKTGKSIGLLMASDKLDGSNFGVEDEEIFLSLARQGGIAVENARLYKALRETNENLEALVHARTAELAQKNDELEEANRLKSEFLAKMSHELRTPLNSIIGFSDMLLKQFYGEVNDQQRDGLERVLRNGKHLLDLINDVLDIAKIEAARMPVRVEPFAPREVLIHAMTAVEPLARKKGLVLHADLDEAPSEVSSDVTKVRQIVLNLLTNAIKFSEAGEVHVAARKTPDHWSVSVRDTGIGLEADEIPKVFEEFYQVDSSTTRKAGGTGLGLPICFKTARLLGGTLSVESTPDVGSTFTVTLPLVTAPVEAV; this is translated from the coding sequence ATGGACGAGTTTAAGGTCAACTTGCCGGCCACCCTGGACCAGCGCCATCGCTTGCTGAATGAGGCTTTGAACGCGATCGCCATTGCGATCACCGCCGAATCCGAGCTCGACAAGATCTTCCAGGTCATCGTGGACGCGGCGCGGATGCTGGTCAACGCCAAGGCGGCCATCATCTACCATGTCAACGACCAGCTCACGGGCCTGGTGTCGGCGGCCTTCTCGTACCAGAATGAGGGCGATCGCCGCGATCCCGGCCACGGCTCGTTCATGATCCCGCTCGGCAAGGGCCTCATCTCGGACATCTTCTATGCAGGCAAGCCCGTTCGCCTCGAAGACGTCTCGCTCTACCCGGGGCGCCAGGGCTTTCCCGCGGACCACCACCACATCAAGCAGCTGATCGGCATCCCGCTCGCGGACAAGACCGGCAAGAGCATCGGCCTCTTGATGGCCAGCGACAAGCTGGACGGCTCCAACTTCGGGGTCGAGGACGAGGAGATCTTCCTCTCGCTGGCGCGCCAGGGCGGGATCGCCGTCGAGAACGCGCGCCTCTACAAGGCCCTGCGCGAGACCAACGAGAACCTTGAGGCGCTGGTGCACGCCCGCACCGCGGAGCTCGCCCAGAAGAACGATGAGCTCGAAGAGGCCAACCGCCTCAAGAGCGAGTTCCTGGCCAAGATGAGCCACGAGCTGCGCACCCCGCTCAACTCGATCATCGGCTTCTCGGACATGCTGCTCAAGCAGTTCTACGGGGAGGTCAACGACCAGCAGCGCGACGGCCTGGAGCGGGTCCTGCGCAACGGCAAGCACCTGTTGGACCTCATTAACGACGTGCTCGACATCGCCAAGATCGAGGCGGCGCGCATGCCGGTGCGGGTGGAGCCCTTCGCCCCACGCGAGGTCCTGATTCACGCGATGACCGCGGTCGAGCCGCTCGCGCGCAAGAAAGGCCTCGTGCTGCACGCGGACCTGGACGAGGCGCCCTCCGAGGTTTCGAGCGACGTGACCAAGGTGCGCCAGATCGTGCTCAACCTGCTCACCAACGCCATCAAATTCTCGGAAGCGGGCGAGGTGCACGTGGCGGCGCGCAAAACGCCCGATCACTGGAGCGTGTCGGTCCGCGACACGGGGATCGGCCTCGAGGCCGACGAGATCCCGAAGGTCTTCGAGGAGTTCTACCAGGTCGATAGCTCGACCACCCGCAAGGCGGGCGGAACGGGGCTCGGCCTTCCCATCTGCTTCAAGACCGCGCGCCTCTTGGGCGGGACCCTATCGGTCGAGAGTACCCCGGATGTCGGCAGTACCTTCACCGTCACGCTGCCACTCGTTACCGCTCCGGTCGAGGCCGTCTGA
- a CDS encoding response regulator, translating to MRRVLLVEDVEDNRKLAGDLLRFGGWEVVEAISGEEAIAIACRETFTLILMDLSLPGNIDGWGATQRIKQERSWPVVALTAHAMAGDSKKGMEAGFDGYITKPIDVGSFLSQIEEVVARAGA from the coding sequence ATGCGTCGGGTGCTCTTGGTCGAGGACGTGGAGGACAACCGCAAGCTGGCAGGAGATCTGCTGCGCTTCGGGGGCTGGGAGGTCGTCGAGGCGATCTCGGGCGAAGAGGCGATCGCGATCGCTTGCCGCGAGACCTTCACCCTGATCCTCATGGACCTGTCCCTGCCCGGGAACATCGACGGCTGGGGGGCTACCCAGCGCATCAAGCAGGAGCGCTCCTGGCCGGTGGTGGCCCTGACGGCCCACGCCATGGCGGGTGATTCCAAGAAGGGGATGGAGGCCGGGTTCGACGGCTACATCACCAAGCCTATCGACGTGGGGAGTTTCCTGTCGCAGATCGAGGAGGTCGTCGCCCGTGCAGGGGCCTGA